Below is a genomic region from Rosa chinensis cultivar Old Blush chromosome 5, RchiOBHm-V2, whole genome shotgun sequence.
TCTTCTCCCTCCAAACCTGAGAAAGCCCAGATAAGAAGCCATGCACAAATAaaaagatcagaccatcggCAAACTTAGTTTCTCCTTTCATGTTATAAGAATAGACGACAGAGATAAACAGTAACCAGATCCCCCaccctacacacacacacatatacagaTACCATGTTGAAAGACGCAACCAATAGTGTGTACGGCTTCAGTAATTCTAAGCATGACGTGTTCAGACAAGGCTTTTACACATTTGATTCAAAGGCTTACAGACTTGGCTCTTATACACATTGTCATTCAGAGGCTTACAGGCTTGGCTCTTTTTTAGCTAGAATTAGCTTATGGCCCATGATTTGGACACTTCAAATGTAGCAAATAAACATATTTCCAAATTGTAGGTGAATGATTTCATGTCAAATTGTATTACAATGCTTAGTATGGAATTCAGATCCACATGTGCAcaattaatttcagaaaaatgtGGAATGCTGCATGACTAAGGCAGTGATAAGGTACCATGAAAGCTCACTAAATGTGACCCAAGAAGCCTTTCTACAACCTTGTGCGTTGAAGTCCCTTACTCTGAAATGCAGTTTACCAGTTCCAGCTGGTATACAAGTTGTCATTGCTCCTTCTGTAGGTTTACAAGAATGGGTGTAAAATTATATCAGCAGTTTCAACTAGGAATCAGAACCCTGTTGTGAACAAAATCCCCATCACAGAACTCTTATAAAGGAAAAAAGTAAACTGAACCTACCAAAGGAATGAGATCATATCTATGCACCTACACcccttttcattcatcaagtttctttctttttcaaccCATTTCAATATATGATCCATTTCAATCAAAAAAGGTATCCCAATGATCGAAAAACCATACAGAACAATTCACATATCATTTCCACACAAAAACAAGGAACAATTGTATCCCAGAATCTATCAAAAACGAAACTTTGCCGCACCAACTAGTACAAAAGAACACCCACCAACTCCATTAAGGTAAAGTTTTAATCTTTGtccattcaaaaaataaaataaaaagttttgatctttgctgAGCAGAAGCAATCTTTAATCACGAGGAAAGCAGCCACCCACATCCAAATTACTACCCATTAAGTTACTTTCACCAAAAATGAGAGCTGAtaaaaagaaactaagaaactgAACATATGAGCAAAACCACCCCATAACAAAACCCACTGGAACATTCTCAACGGAAACAAAACCaccacaaattcaaaaaccttCAGCGGTGCCGGTCTGAGTCCCAGAGAAAATAGTCACCCTAGTCTTGCCCGATGCAACCTCAAActcatcttcctcctccttaAGCGGCACCGCCAGCTGCTTCACCACCCGACTAGTCTTATCAGACGATCTCTGCCACAGCACCACCAGAAACCCAAATATCAACTCAATTGAAGTCGTCGCTATCACCACCGCCATGTCCGTCACCGAGCCTCCCAGCGAAACCCCAAGCGCCGACTCCAGCTTCCGCACCAATTCCAAATTCAAACTCACCGTCGGGAAATCCCCGACCTCGAATCCCTCGGTCTCTGTGAAATGAATCGGAGCCGCGGAGCTCTCGATTTTCTCGAGGTTGGTGAACTagaaactgagagagagagagagagagagagagagagagagagagagagagagagatagtaggGTTTGGAAGGACAAGGAagcgagagagaaggagaagagagaaaagtgcTGGTCGGAGGCGGGGAAGGATGAAGAGGAGAGTTGGGAGAAAATGAGTTGTGCTCGGTTAGGGTTTGGGGAGTAAATGCAAGTGTGGGAAAATATATCCAAGTGTGGGAATTAaaatttttgttcccacctTCAACTGTTTTAATTTTAAGTTCACCGCTCCGCGTTTTTGTGATTCCCGCAAAAATTTTAACAAAAGTTTTTTaggaagagggggggggggaatctaacttcagacaacagcatttAGGGTGCATTGTCTGAAGATAATGTGACAACAGATGAATAAAAGCAGTTGTGTGAAATCAAATCAGACAATATCTTTTAGCAAGTATTGACTTAAAAGTTATTGCACAACAGACAATGAataacagttgtgtgattgaacaatcagacaacatcaaaaatcaaccattgtctgaataaaccttggacaacattgaaataataactgttgtctgaattgatccattcagacaacataaaaaatcaaccattgtttgaataaaccttggacaacattgaaataataactgttgtctgaattgatccattcagacaacatctattatatcaaccattgtctgaaaagtaattgcacaagagccaagtAATGACTGTCGTTGGATTCGAAAATTCAGACGACATATATTTTTTTGCggttgtctgattatttcaaacgacagttaaaatgtttgctgtcgtctgatatgtgttgtctgattgaaaaattggtgtagtgaacTCTGAATCAAACTAGTTTACATAACATTTATGTACATTAATGTATCTTGACGAATCTCAGAACATctatctatgtttttttttatttttttatgaaacaTTATGCTAGGCCTAGGCACGGGCCGAGACCGCATGTTAATTTGCTAGGCCCGGGACCAAGCTACTTTTTTTCTGGTCGGCCTCAAATAACGTTTTTTTTTCCCAGTTATAGAGACCATGAAGTAGGGCTAGCTTGTTTTGCCAACCTGCTGAAACAGGCTGAAAACAGGCTGAACTGGACCGGTTCAAGCAGAAACCGGACTTACCGGCTCCGCTCAACCGAACTGAGTGGATCAACCGGACTTGACACCGGTTCACGTAAACAAGAGGTTCGGCTCAAAtaacgttttttttttcccagttATAGAGACCATGAAGTAGGGCTGGCTTGTTTTGCCAACCTGCTGAAACAGGCAGAAAACAGGCCGAACTGGACGGGTTGAAGCAGAAACCGGACTTACCGGCTCCGCTCAACCGAACTGAGTGGATCAACCGGGCTTGACACCGGTTCACGTAAACAAGAGGTTCGGTTAAAATCGAACTGGCCTAGTTGACTGattattccaaaataaatgaaataatcCACCTTAGTGCAGTCCCAAGACTCAAACCTTGCACCAATTTGAGTATAAGCATGTGCCTTACCCACTATGCCACAAACTTACTTGTGATATTCCTTGACGCTTTGGTATTTAGAGCTTCAAAGATACATGTAAATATTTAAATCCaattctttcttctctcctttttatttttggtcaaCTATCTTCTCTCTATTCTTCATCCACAAACTCTTGATCTTCTTGAACCTTTATCCGGTCAAAGaactctctcttctttcctAGACCTCATTAAACTTTTCTCACCAACTCTCACTAACTCTCTCTTGATCATCACTTCTCTAGGATCCTCAACTCTGTTCTTGCTCctctgttttttcttcttttctctcttcttccaccTTTGtctcttccttctttctgtTTCTGCTTCCTCCTCCTCAAAACTGCAATCCTCATCTCCTTCGCTTGGCTTACAAATTTGATGTTTATAAACCTTGGGATCTATAGTTCTCAGGCTCGTGAACTTCTACATTAAAGAATTTACATATTTTAGAGCTAGATCATCGTCAAATTTTACTCTGCAATCCTCCAAATTCTGATGATCAGACTTTTTAAATACCAGCCAAAACTTACTGTTGAAATTGGTAAACCGAACTTCCGGTAACCTAAAGGTCCGGCACAGTTATGGCTACGAATTTGGCGAAATCGAAGACTTTCAGTTCTGTAGCGGTTGATGCCAAAAAATCCAGTAAATGTACCAAGGCCAGCCCTACCATGAAGGCCTGGATCGTAAATGAACGGCCCGGTCCTATCGGGTTTTCGGGTCCAAAAATTCAATTTTGTTTacctttattttctttacaatttcATCATGTttatgattttctgggtttagaagaagaaaataacatCATACAAATCACAAACTAAGCTACAAAATGAAGAGAACAACATCCAAACTCCATAGCTTCTTCCAAGTTACAAAGTACAATCAAATGAAGTTTCAAAGTTTAAATTCAAACCATATGAATGAAGAACTGAAGAACTGAAGTTTCCAACTTCAAAAGTTCAAATACAACCAACTGAAAAACTGAAGTTCCACCATATTAAAGTTTCAAACATATCAAAGTCATCACCACCCTCAAACTGGCTGGAAGCCACCACCGCCCTCAGACTGGCTGGAAGCCACCACCATCTCGTCCCCACAAACTGCAGCTGCTTCGGATTCCATTGCCAAAGACCCAAAGTGATGAAGAGAGGCTTCGGGTTCCACCTTAGGATTGGGGTTTCAAAATGGAAAATTGAAGGAGATTGGGTTTCGAGTTAGTGATCGGAGAAGGCCAGAAGGGGATTGTTGCTAGGAATCGAAGAAATTAGGCTTACTTGTTCGAATTCGAAATCTGGAAAGCTAGAAAAGTAGAAATTGATTGAGGGTTTCGAGTGGGTTCGAGCTACAAAGGGAAACTGGAAAATCGAAGGGTTCTTGTTGCGAAGGAAAtcgaagaactgaagaaggctGCAGATAAATTTCCCAGACTCTGCGAGTTCAAGCTTCAAAGGGAAACTAGAAAATGGAAACCCCTCTAAAGTTCCGATCGCTCCAAGGAAATCAAAACCTGAAGTTGAGTGTTGACTAAGAAAGGGTCAAGGACTCGGGGTTCAGGTGTTGTGTTGAGTGTTGACGGATAAGGGTTAAATGTTGACTGAAAGTCTGAAAGAGTCTTAAGACAAAGACTCGTAGAACCATTTCCAAATGGGTATATTGAATCGGGCTTATCTTCAGGCTTTTGGGATTGTGGATACCAGGGCCCGGGACTGGCCCATTTAAATTCAAACAATCCgggctttattttttttgtctattttttctctcaaaatccGACCCGGACCTGACGGTCCAGATCAATCCGGTCCGAGTTTTCAGGCTAAAATGCCCAGGCCTACACTATGCTCTACTAATATATTGGATTGTCAGTAAACGGCTAGATGCAAATCAATGGAACGGTGGAAGTGTGGAACCACAGTGAGCAAAAattaacttgtttttgtttttatttttgttcggCTACGGGTTGTTTGAGACAACTTTGAGGCCTAAGCGAACCAATTTATCACAATCGGTTTTGTACCTGACAGCCCAACTACTTTATTTGGGACATTTAATTGTCCCTTCGATTTTCTATAGTTCGGCTCATATGGCCCAACAAAGCTTGGATACGGATGGCTTGGTTGATGGAGTTCCCAGCTTGAAGAGGCAAATTCATCGCAAATGTCTGTTTTGAGTTTTATTTACTCTATTTTCACTTCAACTTGCAGTGCATCGAATACCAAACATTTTGATGGAAACTAAAAGGATCACATTCCCTTGTAATTTGTTATCTCTTCTGATTTAGCAATGGGTGTTGCAGATACAGTGACACTTGCATATAACTCCAGTAATCAGTGCCCATAAGTTTGAATTTTGCTGAGGGGACTTGTTCAATTGGataatgtatacatatatagCATATAATATGTCTCCCTTGCTCATCTCAATTTGGCgtctctttctcttcctcatTCACTCACCAATTATTATTTGTCTCTGTCATCACTAAAATAGATCTACGTATGTGTATAAATGAGCAGGGACACATTTCCACCATAGTTccttttcttcattcttttcTATTCCATACAATGAAAAGGTTCCAGTCTTATTCGAACAACTTCTTCAGCACTATCTTCTTTCTCATTCTTCTACCAATTTTAGTATCTTCGACCTGTACATGTATTTGAAAGCAAGACGAAGATCAAAACCAATCCAAGCAACTTATCACATACAAACTAGTTGCAATCTGTTTCAGTTCTGGTTTTCGGACCACTAGGAGTCTCTCTTCCATTTCCGGGGAAGTTCAACATACCACTTCGAAAAAATTTCTTGGCTTCTGATCCGAACATGCAATTTCTTATTGGAAATTTGAAACATGTATGTATGAAAAGATATTAACGGAACAACTTATAAAAGTTAAAATATCAAGTTGACATCGTACTGATTTGATTTATTGACTACAAATACATTGCATTACAATACATTATACATTACAAGATAGATTGAACATACATCATGCAAACTGTATTACAacttttattgtttcttttctaAATCAAAACCTTCTTTGAAAATGAGCGACTTTCAATGCAATTGCCAGTGCTATTTTGTCTTTGATGTTGtcaaagaattgaaaataaGCATACCTCCATGACTTCTTCAGAAGCAAAGTGCCACAAACGCCCCAAAAGCTTATGACAAACCCAAGGACCATGCTGATATAGAAACCAAGCTTCCCGttgtcatcttcatcttcaccgTCCCCTCCGAGCAAAGTTTGTTGTGTAGGTGTGTCATACCCCTCGCACTTGGTTGAAAGAGGAAATCCACAGAGCGATGGATTCCCCACATATGATGAATTCTCTTGTGTTTGGAGTTGGGGGCCTGAAGGGATTCTTCCGGACAGGTTGTTATAAGACAAGTTCAAGTGTGACAAAAATGTCAAAGAAGACAAGCTTTGAGGAATCTGTCCCGAAAGATGGTTGTGTGAGAGATCAAGAGTTTCCAACCAACGCAAGTTTCCAATCTTGGTGGAAATATTTCCACTCAATTGATTCATCGACAAGTTTAGGGCTCCCAATCGAACGAGGCTGCTTATTTGTTCAGGAATTCCACCTTCTAAATTATTTGATGAAAGATCAATGCTCTTCACCAAGTACAAGTTGCTGATTGTATAGTCGAGTTCGCTTCCTTTCAGTGTCATCCTCGTTGATTCTCCTGTATATATGTAATCCGTTTGGTGGCTGTCACGGAATGTTAGGAAAGTCAAGTTATTCAAACACCTGGGAATAGTCCCTGAAAAGTTGTTGTCACCAAGGTCTAGGATATGCAGGTCGGTGAGATAGCACAACTGGTGGGGATGTGTCCGGCTAGAAAGTTGGACCTCAATCGAAGCATGGACAAACCGGTCATGTTGCCGATCCATAAAGGTATTTCTCTGGTAAATCTGTTGCCTCCAAGATCAACCCTCATAaaagaacaatttttcaagGAAGATGGAATGTTCCCTACAAAATTGTTGTGGTTCATGATCAACATAAGAAGAGATCTGGGTACACCCAAAGAAGTGGGGATATTACCGGAAAGACTGTTGTTCCCTACATCTACTATCAATATTTGTGGCCACAAACTCCAAGCTCGAGGGAACTCCCCAGATAAGTGATTGCTTCTTGCTGAAAAGATTGATAAGCTTTGGATGTTGCAAATAGAGGGTGGAATAGTACCATTGAATTGATTATCGGATAGATACAACTCCCTCATGTTGGGAAACAATTGATCAAAGTTCGAGGGTATTGGCCCGGAAAATGAATTGCTTTCAAGACCAAGGAGGCTGGCATTAGTAGACCAAAGTGGAAGTGAGCCCTCAAATTGATAATGACTCAAATATATAGCTCCTAGTTTTGGAAATTTCAGATGGAATGGAAGCTTTCCATGGATTTGGTTGTAAGATAAATCCAAATATTCAACTCGGGAAGATATCTTCAAAAACCATTCATTTGGTATGAAATCCAAAATTCTTATGAAGGGTGACATACTCTAGTTCAGTTTGGGATTGAAGCCATACGCCAAAAGAACCTACTTGACAGTCTCTAATTTGAATTGTTTGTAGCTTGAAAGGAGGAACCCACTCTTGACTTACATTAAAAATGAGGGACATGGGTCGGTCTGTGTCTAGTGCCACGTACTCTAAACTTGTTAGGTTTATCAAATGTGCTTCCCTTAAAATGCCTTCCCACGAATTCAAAGAAAGATCTAGGTGAACTAGTTTAGAGAGTTGTCCAAAACTTTCAGGTATCGACCCGTTCATTTGATTTGCAGAGAGATCTAGTGTTTCCAAAGAGGACAAGTTTCCAATAGATTCTGGAATAGAGCCCCAAAAAGAATTCAGGGTGAGGTGAAGATGTTGAAGGCTTTTTAACATTCCCAAGGAGGTAGGCAATTCACTCACCAACCTATTTAAAGACACATCTATTGACTCTATTGAATTACTTGTGCAATATGAGAAACCATTCAACAAATCCTCAAAACCCCCATCAAAATTATTTCCCGCAAGATTTAATGTCTTTAGCTTGCACAAGTTTCCAATGAGTTTCGGAATTCTACCTTCAAGTCCCATAGCAGACAAATCAAGGACTTCTAGAGATTTGAGTTGACCCGTGCGGTTGTTGCATGAAATACCACTCCATTGACAGCAGTCGTTGCCCACCCAAGACGAAAGGCTACCagaaggatcgatcaacgataTCCTCTTTAAAGCTAATGAGTGCTCGTCTTTCTTCATCTATGCATGACGAGTTCACACTGCTTGGGAGTTCATCACCCAAACAGATACATAGGTTGCTggtgtgaaaatatgaagaggCCAAAAACAGGAGTAAGTAGTGAGTGTAGCCATCCATTTGCTCAAGAATTAAGATGGATGGCTCTAGTGATTATGTACTTGAGAATATACCGAAGGCTTGGGCCGCGTAATGTTAATAGAGGATTGAAATTAATTGTGTACAGATTCAAGGTCCTCGTAAATACACTTTGTTTTGTCGGAATACACTAATTACTTCTTACTTTCACATTATAGCTTTCCCAGTAATTTGGCTCTTTCTAACATCAAAAGTTAATCGTCAGGTTGAAAATGCTGAACTTTCACATTAAAGCTTTACTTGTCACCATTGAAAATGGAGGAGAGCCCGGGATGGGTTCACAAGTACTGGTTCTTTTTGTATGAGAGTCATGTTTGAACGTAAAGATTCAAAGACGCGTGTGCAACATTGAATAAACATCAAATCAGGCTCTAAATTAAGACGTTTCGATCGTTTTCTACTAGAAAATGTACGTAAGTTTTAATTAGTCATACAACGTTGAATAAAGTATTAAAGTAAATCAATATAAAGTCCTCTTACATTTATACATATATCTATTTTAAGTATGTATACACTGTTTCAGTGTTTTGAGTGCAAAAGTAGTTAAGGTTCAATGTGACTTCTTAGCTACACGACGAAGCTTAAAGAGTTGTGGTACGAATCCTCTCTTATGACAGTGCACTTGCACGCCTCGACTTGATAAGTTTTTCCTAtataaaatctatatattatattatttccttacttcaatttattttcttatctatattattattgtCATTTTTCAATATATTACCATATTCTTTTGTGTTTTAATTGTACAAGAATTCCGTGATCTATTTTTTACAACCGAAGTTTGCATGGACCTTAACCCTAAATTCTGTGATCATGGCAACTCGTACCACCGTATATGTATTCCCAAAAAGAATAATCCTATATTGTTATTGCTTGCTTGCTTAGAAACTATGACATAGACGGGTTCAAAGGTAAATCTATAGTTTGGCAGTTTTTAATCTTTGATAGATATGAATCACAAGGAATACGGTTTTTTAAGTGAATGTGATATGTTCaaatctctactactataaagcCAGGCGTGGTGTTTGGtgtcaaaggcttcaccaaTTTTATGAAGTCCCGAAATTGTCCATAATAAAGACAAAATAGATTGAAAGAAATACCACCTATAAGGGTTAATGCGGTAaactacaaaaaagaaaagaaaaataaaatctagAAAAAGATGTGAAAAACGTGGGAGAGCAGAAACTTAAGTGGAGTAGAGGGAGATGGCTTCATGCCTTGATCCACGTTTCAATTTTAACTGCCTATTGcggttttgtacaaaaaaatGAGTGAAGGCTGCTAATGAAAATAGAAGAGCAATTGGGAAATTGATCAAAAACAGACTAAGTAGGTTTCTGCGAATTAAATTGAactttgtggtttttttttttctttctcaatttATGAACAAATCCTGACCTGTTTGGTGTAGTAATTAGTATGCAATTGATTTTCTATGAATGGGAGAAAATGATGGATTAATTTTCATGATTCATATCGTCTGTGTTTGCAGGGGTCATGACCGAAATAGAAACAGGAAGACTTGAGAAATTCAAAGGTAATTAAGGCATATGACTGTGCAGTCGTGCAGATTGCGGATTAAAGTTTGATTCTTACAACTGAAGGTttaacaatttttcttttttctttttataagatTCGGAATTTATATAAGGGGTTCAAACCGGGTGAATCTTCTTTGGCCCGTATGTTTAGTTTAGTTTGGTTTCTTAGACAGGTTGTCAGAGTTGATGTAGAGAGAATGAATATGAATATATAAGGGGTTTCTTAGACAGGTTGTCAGGTTGTCAGAGTTGATGTAAAGAGAATGAATAGGTTAGTTTAATTACAAAGAGAAATTAGGTTAGTTTAATTTATCCACAAGTTAAGGAAATTGCCTCTGATGTCTTatagattttcatttcaatgGCTTCTTCATCCCACTCTCACACAACTAATGAAAATTAGGTAGATTTACATTAGGCTTTCCTTCCACCATTGTATAGAGTAAGaaaattgttgtttttgttaACTGACTTATTACTTTTCAAATTCTACTTAGGATTGCATATTACGAATTGGTTACCTTTCAACTGTAGATAAGCTGTTGTTTTTAGTTGCACTGGGATTATATGGAGCTCAAATCAATCTTACTGTTGCTGTTTAACTCTCTCTACAATATTAAAATCTGATCTTAATTAACTTGGTGCTTTTAGTTATGCTTATtcgatttttttccttttcttttttcagttaCTGCAGATTTAGAATTTGGGAGGTCTTGGTGtgaaactagctaggaacaTAATATTGCGAGAAGATGGTTCATGGTTGTTCTTTATATTTGAGAAGTGCAATTTTTTTTCCATGTAAATGTTGTTCATTGCTTTTTGATGACTGTTTTGGTCCTTATCAACAGataacaatttttttgtttgtttttttttttttttttttccagttttgTACATTATCTACTCTATAGTATTACAAATAGCACCTTTATGTGATAACCCCGGAAATTAACCAAATATGTCCTCATTTCTTGATTATTAGAtgtgagagagaaagaaatagaGAGAATTCGCACGCGCGAGCGCAGTTCTTCCGCACGCGCAAGGCGCATGCAGGAAGGCTAGTCATATTAATGTGTACCGTAAGAAATGACTTTGATAGAAATGGCTAAAAGTAAATGAAGAATGTCTCGATGATTTTAGTGCTTTCAGTTTTATTTTGGTGTTCATGTACATCCGTTGCATCATATTGGTTAAGTTGAGAATTGGATACGTAGGGTTATACACTTATACGTAGGGTTATACACTTATACGTAGGGTTATACACTTATACAAAAGTTGAGAATTGTCACTTCTTTAATTATgactttctgttgtgtgttttcCATTCTGTTTAGATCTTAAAGCACTGCATGCAAGTCAGTATACAATCTTTACCTAGCAACTGTACCTAACTAATTAATATCGAAAGAATCTGGCAATTTCACTAAGAAACCAATATAGAAATCGATATGAAAGTCAGAAACGTCCAGATTCCAAGTTTTCAAACCATGCACCTTCCATATTTAGCAAGTCTTTCTAACTCAGGTATGGTAGAATTGATATTAAATACTCTGGATTGGTTTTTCTATtcatttgttcttttgttttggtCTTCACATTGAGGAAATATGCTTGTATATATGCTGGAAATTCGACTGAGGAAGATGGTAGTATTTAATATAAGGACAGTGGCTAGTCATGAGGGTTTACATAGCACCTTAACACGTACAGAATGAGAACTGAATTTGGCTGCAAATGGAAGCATGCATCCTGTCGGCTGCACAGGCGGTCGATCCTAAGCGGTGGCGTTAGCCGTTGATCCGGCATTGTCTTCATCCAAGATTGGGCTTGTGGGCTGGTCTTCTTCTCTTGGGGTAGGGGTGAGGTTCTTGGGCTCAATTTGAGGCCAATCACCCATTTGGGCTGGGCTTTAAGGGTGAGTGTTTTGGCACTCTTTTTTTCACTAAATGCTTGGTCTTTGAGCCTGCAAACACAGaatttttttgtataattatgtaaTCGAAGAATTTTTCAGCCGTGCCATTTACCAGAATTGAGTATATTGGCGGCGGAGGATATTTGTTTAGCTGATCAGagacctttttttctttttgtagacTCACTTTAAATAAGTAAAgctatatttttttaatgatGGTATTGATTTTTCCTGACCTATTTGACCACTGATCTAGGGTACAATTATGGGTGTCTGTTGTTGGTGTCATTCTCATTTTGGAATTAACgaactcttttttttcttttttgtcaaaaagaaaaaaaaaagatatagttAGGTGACAATTACGCAAGAAATTCAAGGTTGATTCTACACAAAATTAGGTTGTTAGTATCAACTAAGGAGAGGGGCTCGTCCAAATTTGAAGAGGCAAATTCACCGAAGATGTTTGAGTTTTCATTACTCTCTGTTCAGTTCAACTTGGAGTGCATCGAATACCAGACATTTTGATAGAAACTAAGAGGATCAGATTCCCTTGTAGCATTGCTGTCTCTTCTGATTTAGCTTTGGAGGTTGCGGATGCAGTGACACTTGCATATAACTCCAATAACCGGTGCCCAAACTTGGAATTTTGCTAGAGGGCAGGAGCACCGACTTGTTCAATTCAATAATGTATGAGTCTCCCTGTTTGGCCGCTTTTTCTCTCTCACTCACCCGCCAATTATTATCTTTGTCTGTGTCACTCATCACTAGAAGGACCATATAACCTATGTATATGAGCTTGGACACATTTCCACAATAGTTCATATCTAATTCATTCTTTTCCATTCTATGCGATGAGTAAGTTCCAATCGAATTCAAGCAATTTCTTCAACACTAGCTTCTTTCTTATTCTTCTACCAGTTTTAGTATCTTCGACCTGCACTTGTATTCAAAAGCAAGACGAAGATCGAAACCAATCCAAGCAACTGATCATATACAAAATAGTTGCAATCGTTTCAGTTCTGGTTTCTGGTGCCCTAGGAGTCTGTCTTCCATTTCTGGTGAAGATTAACATACCATTTCTCCACCCGGATAATGACTTCTATCTCCTAATCAAGGCCTTTGCAGCAGGAGTGATCTTAGCGACTGGCTTTGTTCATGTGCTTCCTGATGCTCAGGAGAGTTTGGCAAGCCCTTGCCTCAGTCAAAAGCCATGGGGAAAGTTTCCGTTCACCGGTTTTGTTGCTATGGTTTCGGCCATTGGGACATTGATGATGGAAGCTTTGGCTACTGGGTACAAGAAGAGGTCTGCTCTTAGCAAACCTCAGCCATTAGATGGTGATGAAGAGGCACATCATGTTCATGGTTCTGCATTGGTGTTAGAATCATCAAATTCATCGGATAGGATCCGAAATCGTATCATATCTCAGGTAATTCacattaatttttctttggaATTGGTACAAGTGTCCCGCAGGAAACATATAcatgaacttggttttgtgTTCAGGTTTTGGAGTTGGGAATTATTGTCCATTCAGTGATTATTGGGGTATCCCTTGGTGCTTGCCAAAATCTACACACAATCAAGCCTTTGGTGGCAGCATTGAGTTTCCATCAATTTTTTGAGGGCATAGGACTTGGTGGATGTATCTATCAGGtacttgattgattggtttcTAACTAGCATCATCTGTTGTAAAGCAGAGACAAAAAGACTATAGCAAAGAGTTATTTTCCTAACCCAACTCAATTCAATAGTCAAATTATTGGAAGTACCTAACAGTCAACAGGTATGCTACTTCTATAAATTTCGGCCAAATCTAAT
It encodes:
- the LOC112203237 gene encoding receptor-like protein EIX2; the protein is MTLKGSELDYTISNLYLVKSIDLSSNNLEGGIPEQISSLVRLGALNLSMNQLSGNISTKIGNLRWLETLDLSHNHLSGQIPQSLSSLTFLSHLNLSYNNLSGRIPSGPQLQTQENSSYVGNPSLCGFPLSTKCEGYDTPTQQTLLGGDGEDEDDNGKLGFYISMVLGFVISFWGVCGTLLLKKSWRYAYFQFFDNIKDKIALAIALKVAHFQRRF
- the LOC112167577 gene encoding zinc transporter 1 isoform X1; translation: MSKFQSNSSNFFNTSFFLILLPVLVSSTCTCIQKQDEDRNQSKQLIIYKIVAIVSVLVSGALGVCLPFLVKINIPFLHPDNDFYLLIKAFAAGVILATGFVHVLPDAQESLASPCLSQKPWGKFPFTGFVAMVSAIGTLMMEALATGYKKRSALSKPQPLDGDEEAHHVHGSALVLESSNSSDRIRNRIISQVLELGIIVHSVIIGVSLGACQNLHTIKPLVAALSFHQFFEGIGLGGCIYQCMQAKFSHKTMAVMVGFFSMTSPCGIGVGMAISNTYNENSPTSLVVEGLLLSASAGILIYMALVDLLAADFINNAKLISNPKLQLGANFTLLLGAGFMSLLAKLGD
- the LOC112167577 gene encoding zinc transporter 1 isoform X2, coding for MSKFQSNSSNFFNTSFFLILLPVLVSSTCTCIQKQDEDRNQSKQLIIYKIVAIVSVLVSGALGVCLPFLVKINIPFLHPDNDFYLLIKAFAAGVILATGFVHVLPDAQESLASPCLSQKPWGKFPFTGFVAMVSAIGTLMMEALATGYKKRSALSKPQPLDGDEEAHHVHGSALVLESSNSSDRIRNRIISQVLELGIIVHSVIIGVSLGACQNLHTIKPLVAALSFHQFFEGIGLGGCIYQAKFSHKTMAVMVGFFSMTSPCGIGVGMAISNTYNENSPTSLVVEGLLLSASAGILIYMALVDLLAADFINNAKLISNPKLQLGANFTLLLGAGFMSLLAKLGD